In Aegilops tauschii subsp. strangulata cultivar AL8/78 chromosome 3, Aet v6.0, whole genome shotgun sequence, one genomic interval encodes:
- the LOC109746020 gene encoding uncharacterized protein: MHNVVHIDKKWFNMTKKNKTYYLLDGEEEPTRHIHGNCIAKVMFLTAVARPRWDSEGNMTFSGKTGIWPFVKEVPAQRRSDNRPRGTIETKSIKVDRKVMREFLIEKVLPAIQAVWLESNAGQAIYIQQDNAKPHILLDDPEFLAAVAKTGLDIRIIQQPANSPDLNVLDLGFFNSLQSLTDCLSPKTLQVLIKGVLEEFEGYEVYKLNRIFLTLQTCMIEILNHAGGNEYKTPHVNKERLEGLGQLPPRLSCPREVYTNALHNLELMERVQ, from the coding sequence ATGCATAATGTTGTGCACATTGATAAGAAATGGTTCAATATGACGAAGAAAAATAAGACCTACTATCTGTTGGATGGGGAGGAAGAGCCTACGAGGCATATACACGGCAACTGTATTGCCAAGGTGATGTTCTTGACGGCTGTTGCTAGGCCAAGGTGGGACAGTGAAGGAAACATGACCTTCTCTGGGAAAACCGGTATCTGGCCATTCGTGAAAGAAGTTCCTGCTCAGAGGAGAAGTGATAACAGGCCTAGAGGTACAATAGAGACAAAGTCAATAAAGGTCGATAGAAAAGTGATGAGGGAGTTCCTGATAGAGAAAGTCTTGCCAGCGATACAGGCCGTTTGGCTCGAAAGTAATGCTGGACAGGCCATCTACATTCAGCAGGATAATGCTAAGCCCCATATCTTGCTAGATGACCCAGAATTTCTAGCCGCTGTCGCAAAAACTGGACTTGACATCAGAATAATACAACAGCCCGCCAACAGTCCTGATCTGAATGTGCTTGACCTCGGTTTTTTCAACTCGCTGCAATCCCTAACAGATTGTCTGAGTCCTAAAACACTACAAGTCCTTATTAAGGGTGTTTTGGAGGAATTTGAAGGCTATGAGGTTTACAAGCTCAACAGAATTTTCCTAACTCTGCAGACATGCATGATTGAGATCCTGAACCATGCAGGGGGCAATGAGTATAAAACACCACATGTGAACAAAGAAAGGCTTGAGGGTCTTGGGCAGCTACCTCCAAGACTATCATGCCCTCGAGAGGTTTACACAAACGCCCTACACAATCTAGAGCTAATGGAAAGGGTTCAGTAA